Proteins encoded together in one Canis lupus familiaris isolate Mischka breed German Shepherd chromosome 25, alternate assembly UU_Cfam_GSD_1.0, whole genome shotgun sequence window:
- the BOK gene encoding bcl-2-related ovarian killer protein, translating to MEVLRRSSVLAAEIMDAFDRSPSDKELVAQAKALGREFVHARLLRAGLAWTAPERAAPAPGGRLAEVCAVLLRLGDELELIRPSVYRNVARQLNISLQSESVVTDAFLAVASQIFSGGITWGKVVSLYSVAAGLAVDCVRQAQPALVHALVDCLGEFVRKTLAPWLRRRGGWTDVLKCVVSTEPGFRSHWLVAALCSFGRFLKAAFLVLLPER from the exons ATGGAGGTGCTGCGGCGCTCCTCGGTCCTCGCCGCGGAGATCATGGACGCCTTTGACCGCTCGCCCAGCGACAAGGAGCTGGTGGCCCAGGCCAAGGCGCTGGGCCGGGAGTTCGTGCACGCGCGGCTGCTGCGCGCCGGCCTGGCCTGGACCGCGCCCGAGCGCGCCGCTCCCGCCCCCGGGGGCCGCCTGGCCGAGGTGTGCGCGGTGCTGCTGCGCCTGG GGGATGAGCTGGAGCTGATCCGGCCCAGCGTCTACCGCAACGTGGCGCGCCAGCTGAACATCTCCCTGCAGTCCGAGAGCGTGGTGACTGACGCCTTCCTGGCGGTGGCATCTCAGATCTTCTCTGGAG GCATCACATGGGGCAAGGTGGTGTCGCTGTACTCCGTGGCCGCAGGGCTGGCGGTGGACTGTGTGCGGCAGGCCCAGCCCGCCCTGGTCCACGCGCTCGTCGACTGCCTCGGGGAGTTCGTGCGCAAGACCCTGGCGCCCTGGCTGCGGAGGCGCGGAGGATGG acCGACGTCCTCAAGTGTGTGGTGAGCACGGAGCCCGGCTTCCGCTCGCACTGGCTGGTGGCCGCGCTCTGCAGCTTCGGCCGCTTCCTGAAGGCCGCCTTCCTCGTGCTGCTGCCAGAGAGATGA